The window GAGGACGCCAGGACCCCTTCGCCTGCCGCGCACCGACCCACCACGGCGGCTCCGGCGCCGTCCCCGAAGAGGATGCAGGTCGAACGGTCGCTCCAGTCCAACTGCCGCGAGAGTGTGTCGGCGCCGACGACCACCACCGTGCGCATCGCACCGCTCTGCACGAAGGCGGCGGCCGTCGCCAGCGCGTAGGTGAAGCCGGAGCAGGCCGCCGCCACGTCGAAGGCCGCCGCGCGGCGCGCGCCCAGGGCGTCCTGGATCAGGCAGGCCGTGGCGGGCCAGACGAAGTCGCCGGAGGTCGTTGCGCAGAGGACGAGATCGACATCGCCGGGCCGCACCCCGGCGTCCGCGAGCGCCCGACCGGCCGCTTCGGCGCCAAGCACCGCGGGCGTCTCGCCCTCGCCGGCGATGCGCCGCTCGCGGATCCCGGTCCGCGTTCGGATCCACTCATCGCTCGTGTTCACGACCTGCTCGAGCTCTGCATTCGTGAGCACGCGGGCCGGCACGGCCATGCCGACCCCGAGGACGCCGGCACCGTACGGGAACTGCACGTCTGGCTCCCTGGCGCAAACAGGCCGCGAGCATGGCCGGCGCCATGCTCGCGGCCTGTCGGGCCGAGTTCTAGGTCAACTGAGGCGACCGCCGCGCCGCGATGTCGCGCGCGATCTCCTGCACCAGATCCTGCTCCACGGAGGCCGCCGCCACGCGGATCGCGTTGCCGATCGCCCGCGCGTCAGACCGGCCATGCCCGACGATGCACACTCCGTTGACGCCGAGCAGGGGGGCCCCGCCGAACTCGCGGTAGTCGATGCGGCTGCGGAGGGCGCGAAGGCGCTTCTGGAGCAGAAGCAGCGGCAGCGACATCCATCGATGGCGCGTCAACTCCTCCCGAACCATGTTGAGCACCATCTCCGCCACGCCCTCGCCGGTCTTCAAGAGGATGTTCCCCGCGAAGCCGTCGCAGACCACCACATCGGCCATGCCGCCGAACACCTCGCGTCCCTCGATGTTGCCACTGAAGGCGGGGATGCTCTCGCGCAACAGCTTGTGGGCGGCGCGGGTAAGCTCGTTGCCCTTGCTGTCCTCCTCGCCGTTGGAGAGCAAGGCCACGCTGGGGGCGGTGCGCCCGAGCACGCGGCGCGCGTACGCGAGCCCCATGATGGCGAACTCCAGGATCTGGTGCGGCGAACAGTCGACGTTGGCGCCGGCATCCAGGAGAACGACAGGCTCGCGCAGCGACGGCAGGGGCGTGGCGATGGCCGGCCGGTCGATGCCCTCGATCGGACGCAGCAGGTAGACCGCGGCGGCCATCGCGGCGCCGGTGTTGCCGATGGAGATGAACGCGTTCGCCTCGTCGTCGCGCACCAGGCGCGCCGCCACGACGACGGATGCGTCGGGCTTGCGCCGGTAGGCCTCACTCGGCCGATCGTGCATGCCGATGATCTGGGATGCGTGGCGGACCTGAACCGACGGCGGCACGGGACGCGCGCGCTCCAACTCCGCGCGCACCACGCTCTCGTCGCCGACCAGTATGAATGACGCGGTCTGGCCGGGCTCAC is drawn from Chthonomonadales bacterium and contains these coding sequences:
- a CDS encoding ketoacyl-ACP synthase III: MQFPYGAGVLGVGMAVPARVLTNAELEQVVNTSDEWIRTRTGIRERRIAGEGETPAVLGAEAAGRALADAGVRPGDVDLVLCATTSGDFVWPATACLIQDALGARRAAAFDVAAACSGFTYALATAAAFVQSGAMRTVVVVGADTLSRQLDWSDRSTCILFGDGAGAAVVGRCAAGEGVLASSLGSDGGGAELIYIPAGGSRTPLTPELLAQRRNKIAMCGPEVFRFAVRIIGAACAEALDRAGLAAEDVSLLVPHQANTRIIRAAAERMGLSEGRVFSNVERYGNTSAASIPIALAEIVQQRRVRRGDVVATVGFGAGLTWGANVLRWCRDEPVEPGGEVAAPEGRI
- the plsX gene encoding phosphate acyltransferase PlsX, with the protein product MRIAIDVMGGDLGPGEVVRGVAAAAREPGQTASFILVGDESVVRAELERARPVPPSVQVRHASQIIGMHDRPSEAYRRKPDASVVVAARLVRDDEANAFISIGNTGAAMAAAVYLLRPIEGIDRPAIATPLPSLREPVVLLDAGANVDCSPHQILEFAIMGLAYARRVLGRTAPSVALLSNGEEDSKGNELTRAAHKLLRESIPAFSGNIEGREVFGGMADVVVCDGFAGNILLKTGEGVAEMVLNMVREELTRHRWMSLPLLLLQKRLRALRSRIDYREFGGAPLLGVNGVCIVGHGRSDARAIGNAIRVAAASVEQDLVQEIARDIAARRSPQLT